TTGTTGAATTGGTTGATTACCTTGAACTTGTAAATTGCCTTGTTGagattgaccttgaccttgaaaACTACCTTGCTGGGGTTGTCGAATCTGAGCTTGATTTATCTGACCCTGACCttgtatattttgttgttgttgaccTTGTGCTTGCTGTTGGTTCTGCTGAAACTGCTGTTGATTCACTCCTTGTTGTTGATTCACTCCTTGTTGTTGATTTACTACTTGTTGTTGATTTACTACTTGTTGTTGATTCACTCCTTGTTGTTGATTTACTACTTGTTGTTGATTCACTCCTTGTTGTTGATTTACTACTTGTTGCTGTTGTTGCcccttgttttgattttcaacattttctccATTATTTGCTGGAGCCATTGCCTGGAtcttataaagaaaaaacaatatttacaaagtGCATCTTAAAACTCTTATGATAATTGTAAAATGATTAGTAAACAAGAACAACCTTACAGTGGTTGTATATTCACTGTATTTCAATtctcaatttgtttaaaaataatttatcaatacatgtattaatattaatatcaaattgattattcccttagatttttaaaaattgttcttttttaataaaatcataatcttATAAACCTAggataaaaaaatgttgaattctaCAGGTaatcaattatacatgtatgtacttattTTATTAGGTGTATATACCATCCATgcacattaaattaaaaacatcatGAAGAATATCCCACCTCAAAATGTTAATATGAACTCaaattcaactgttaccctcccaaacaggcactatttattttattatactgaatgtcttaattttaatggttttctATAGAAATGATgaactgtacgcgcataatttacgcacatgtaacaatatattttattatactttcatgttaaatactgaaatctgattggtttagacgcagttgataatccgttctattaccctgaGTGTTAGAAACGCACTTGGCAAagggtaacactatataaatagtgcctgtttgggagggtaacagttgaaattgacaccccgaggaaaccattgtcaaccgacgcgaagcagaggttgacaatggttttcgaggggtgtcaatttcaactgttaccctcccaaacaggcactatttattttattatactgaatgtcttaattttagagattttttttaccgattttatatagaaatgacgtgaattccacggcgaaccgtacgcgcatgtaacaattcgttgtgttacccgttgctaagtgcttcgcgtcagttgacaatggtttcctcggggtgtcaatttcaactgttaccctcccaaacaggcactatttatatagtgttaccctTTGCCAAGTGCGTttctaacgctgagggtaatagaacagattatcagCTGCAGCTAAACCAATCAcattttcagtatttaacatgaaagtataataataattatttcaaattaacatttgaaaataaaattagtgTTAGATATGGCAAGGCACTTATGAAATGAACTGCCAATTATTAAAAcgatgaaaattttaattccaTTTATATGCAGTATCCCTAATAAATACAGCAAATTTATGTCACCAAAATATGTGATCGTAATAGTTACAAatacaaaagtttaaaaattgtcaaagaacaacaaaaatatttatatggaGAGTGGTTATTAAGTATGGATGATTATTGCAACAGACTAACACGATATATAATACAATGTGTGTTTGGTCCCATTATCTAACATGTAGAAAGATAAAAGACAGTACAGAAGATTGATCATGAGGTAATTATGGTAGTCTTGACTTCATAactcttaatacatgtacatgttgggCATGAAAACTGTGTTCAGCTAAAAGAATGAATCACCCAGAGATTGCTTATCAATAATAAATACAGTATTTGCATACTTATTTAATGATAATTCCATTtgaatctacaaaaaaaattgattatacatgtacacctacatttactgaaaaaaaaccccatcaaATACATATcttttactgtggtttcatcaaattgaatattctttgaaaaccatttttcgtggatttcattTTGAACCACAAATGAAATGTTCATTAATAAAATACGatttttacttacattttgTATTCAAGTGAATTTGATAAGAtcattggccacaaatttaggtaaccttgaaactgtgattttcactttatccacaagTATGTAAAACCCAAAGATATCTAACCAAAATATAAAGCTAAGCAAAGTATGAATGAGTTTCAATGCATTTCCTTTATCAGTTGGCAATGGGGAACACTGGTATATGACATTTGCTATTCAAAATGGCATTATATGCACTGCCCTACCATGTACTATTATGTCTGTCTAATATTTGAAGATCTTCACTTAATAAAGGTTTTATTTCTTCCTCAAATACAAGTATTGTTCttcaaaaattccttttgattTTCTTATTAAAGCTCAACATTGTTTGATGGCTTAAAAGGGCAGCACATGTACCTGCTGCCTAATCCAGTAATGTATTGTGCATAatgaaaatgtgttaaaattaaattaaattaaaatgtgttaTGACACCTTCCCTTTTGAGTGATCAGCTACAACAACAAATAATGTCCAAGAGGAACTGGAGCTGGTTAGCACCGTCTCTGcctagctgcaggactgtagctccagGTCTGAAAAATTCAGAtagacgacctgggagctacagtgcctaccataataaaaaactgcaatttacggcgcacaaaaaattgcgctagttttggacttataaaccttattttcacacaaattctgcaaaaataattacaaccattaaattcttcagcaAATTTACTACAAACATCgttactttacttgcctcagactttctctttaacatgataaccgacctcggaaaatgaagtatgttaatttacgtcgagatcgagagtcgccatttttaaatgtaaacaaacttgcacCACTTTGATTTACAGGGCTGgggatggtgtttaaaagaatatcagaggcaagtgaagtgacaatatctgtagtaaaatgtccgaggaatttttttggaacaaagatttgtacagaatgtgttcgtaaatgagattaatcagtccaaacctagcgcatttttttgtgcgcagtaaattgcagttttttactatgggaggcactgtagctcccaggtcgtccatccgaattttttcagaccgggagctacagtcctgcagctacaTCTCTGCAGACCTTTGTGCCGTCGTCGTCCTTGTGCGCCGCTCGCTTGTGTTCCTTCAGCTCTTCCAGGATCTCTCTCTGCTCCTGGATCAGCTTCTTGTGCTCTACCTGTTGTTTCTTTAACTCATCCAGCAAGTCCTGCTGTTTCTGCTCCGCTTCTTTCTCGGCCTGGGTGTCCTTGACCTCAGCTTTTTTCTCACCTTCACCTGCCCCCTCAATATCTGCTTCCTCTCTTTTTACTCTCTCGTCAGGGGGAGATTTTTTTTGTCCCTCTCCATCTTTGGCTTTGCTTTTTTGTTTGAGTTTCTTGTTAACATTTTTACTACTAATGTTGGAGGTTGTCTGTTTCGTGGTTTTCTTCTCTTTCACAATTTCTTTCTGACTGTTATTTCCCTGGAAGTTAACAATATTTCAAGttttcagatacatgtagctgtcCTTCATTCTAGCTATGGTTGACAATACGCTCATTTTCAAATCATAGAGCAAATTTAGCTAACATTGTATGtgacatagtacatgtatatggcatCGAATCTATATCTACTTATATAACCACAGCTTGCACTAATCCGACCCAACCTTATGCATTCTTCTctttatatcttatatataaaaaaataaataaataacattctcaaaaaaattgaccaagTTAAATAATTTACACATTCACTTAAACTTCAAACAAACACTGATGCTGAGTCTGATTTTTGGCCTCACCTCTACTGGAGCATTGTCTGCGACAGGCCCATtgtctggggggtggggattaGGGGGTTCCTGTCGCTTGTCATCCTCCGACGGGGGCTTTATTTTGCTCTCTTTGTCAGGTTGTTCCACTCttttatctttttctaaaatttaaacaatgaaatgcgtATAAAGTCATAGATGTAATGGTACAATAatgattttcattatatttaatttcatagaTTGTTTATTGTCATATCCCCATAACAAGCtttcataaagaaaaattgATGAACAGTTACattaaaactttattatttttctttaccaTAAGACATGATTGTGTTTAGAGTTTTGAACTGTGATATTCTATTTAAAATACAAGTTGAAAAAATAACCCAAAAGGAGTAAATTGAGACAGCAGATAGTGAATTAATTAAGACTTTAAAATACTTATGGCACATATTATCTATGTTTATACCTTAATATTACATGCATGTACCGGTAGATTTGTGCATgatcatgtatatgtactttACTTTAAATAACTTGGATAGACATAAGTATAAGACATAGtcatgtacagtgtatgtacatgtacatcagagATAATATGTTAAGTTTCaatattttactattgataGACCAAACCATGCCATGTATGTACATGAACTGCACATTTTCCATAATAAATGATTCTTCATTTCCTCATACTTTTAAACACACCTTTcagaacacacattatttagtGCACATACCTTTTTGGTCCATGATTCTCTTCTTGTCCTCACGCAAGGCATTTTTTTCATCCTTGATTATTTTCTCCACCGGTTTACTCTCTGGTTTTTGTGTAACAGGGAGTTTCTCTACCACTAATGGCTTTGGCTGGACATGGTCCTGGGAGTTCAGGGTTGTGTAAGTACAAAGAACCATAATCGTAACTCCAACAATGAACACAAACTGAAAGTAAAAAACATTCATAATTTTAACTCCAACAATGAACACaaactgaaagtaaaaaaattcttaaaatacatattgtatGCTTAAATCAAAAGTATTGACAAGTACAGAACTTTTCAGTCTTACAAATACTGCCTTTCATTGGAAACTGATTAAGAACTGCCTTTCATAGGATACTTATCAAAAGCTCTTcagtgtaaaaataaattgaaactcTCATAGCACtacctttacatgtatttaaatgttgCATACATTGaaaactataataaaaaaatatttttgaatgtcAATTTGTACACAACATTATAAGTCAAttacaagcatatattttcTGGAGATATCAACAAAGAAAGAAAGTTCACCTGAGCCACATTCTTTTTCTCAGATGAGGCTGTCATGACTCTCAGGAAGAAAACGGCAGGGAATATATAACAAATCAACGTCCCCATAGTGGCTCCATTCATGGCTAGTACAAACTCCACTGTAATCAGGaaactttcaatcaaaaacaaaattacgCCAGCTTATAACTTGCATGTAACTCATTACGTATATTATAAGCTGCAATGTCTAATGCAAATCATACAAATTGCACAGCTTGATATCAAAACGCAATCTGACCACAAATCTATTCAAAAGCATTATTGAGTATAACTTATATAGATTATCCTGATGATTGTGCAAATTGTTCCAAGTTTTCTTTACATAATATGAGCCTATAAAGCATGTTGTGTtcactttaatttttacaaatacGATAAATTCCTTACCATTGGGAACTAGAATTCCTACCACCATAGAAAACAAAACGATAAAAATAGTGATGACTTTGAAATGAATTTCTGGAATAATGGGCCGAGACTCTATATCCTCGTGCTTTGGCttctgtaaaaatcattaaataatttgtttcattactggtatatgaaattaacatttagaaaaaaatttagaGTTAGAAATGGCAAGgcatttatgaaatgaatttcttattatcaaaacaatgaaatttttgtGTTCATTTATGAGCAATGTCCCTAATaaataaagcatattttaatatgtaaCAGAAATATGTGATTGTCATAGttacaaatatttaagtttaaaaattgcCAAAGAACAACATAAATctttttagagagagagagagagagagtggcaTTTCAGAAATCACAAGTCATACTCATTAGTCACAATTTAGGTTCTGTAGATTTTATTCTATGCAAATACAGGTACTTCATTgcaaaatttcattgttttgtaaGCATCAActtattgttataattttacTAGTAGTTCACAACTGTCAGAAATAATAAAGCGAGGTTTGAAATCTGCAAGGGATGGTTCTTGAGATTTTACATATTACAGTGTATATACCAGTAATTCCTCCTGTTTTACTAGGAATCATCAGCATTTATATCAAACTGACCTGAGCAAACAGCAGGGTGTAGAAGCTCCCCCGACATGGATAGATGATGAGGGGGAAAGTGACAACGATGGAGAGAACAAACAGAATCTGAATGATGTCCACCACAAGCGTCTCGGAGAACTGAGTGATGACGTCCCCACCGATCGTCGTATCACAGAATGCTACGTAGCCAAAGAATCCCACCTACAAGGCAAACACCATTCCAACTCACAGAGACTGGACTCTATAtccaaatgtacatgtatcatcttTATCGTAAACAGTCttattaaatcaaattatatctATGCAGTAACGTAGAGgtctggctttttttttttatgaaattacgAGAGTAAAGACATCTATTAAGACTAATGTTAAGATATACTGTTCAAATCGTGTTATGCTTTATTCACAAAAAAAGTCTACTAGTTTACCAATAAGTAAGCAACCATGCACATGTTGACAGCACTACTGACAATGGAGCTGATCTCCTTCAGTGAGGGCTCAGGGAGTGCATCGTACAGAATGAACAGCTGTCTGTAGAACATAAACACAACAAGGAGAATCAAAACAAAGATAGCTCAGGCAGAGCATTTACAGAAAAAACTATTGTCTGTAGATCATAATAAAAGTGGAATAAAAACCAGAGACACAAAGGCCATTTAAATAACAGGTACAGATACAGCCTACTcaggatatattgaaattcaggggaccatgcaaattatttcaatatatccatatttcaatataagtggaATTAACTGATGTGAAGccgccatttttgaaagttcaatcCAGATGTAAGCATTGAAAaccaaacccgaacaaattatttggtcatcatttatctattacaGTGAACAGATTACATGGAATATTAGTCcttgaaattttgattaaaattatatccgtaAGTTTTGTAAGTTTTATTTTGTGACTATCTTAAATCTCATCATAATCTCCGATCGCATTCTTAAACGTTTTAGAGAGAAATCACCAGACTCAAACGCTTCAAATACTGCTGAACACTGCTTGTTCATCATTGTAAGTGTACTCGGGTGAATCTCAAATTCCCTCGCTATTTCGTATTTAGGCTTTGTCCTTTTATCAATAGCCATAACTTGTTCGTAATTATAGTGTCCGAagataatgtttttcttttccttggggtttccatattacgtctagcctcaatacatccgtatgtgtaaaaacaaaaaattcaatagggaataaattttacattttaaaagaagtataaaaacacacactatgagaacttatcaattcacacctttgtatatcaaccggtcagtctggcataattactgtTACCAACCGTGACGAAAGCGATCAGGGAgtacttcaatataaccgttataaaaacaactaattatcaTCTATGGGGACTgatcagtggcttcaatataagcgatatttcaaaatagccgATCTCATTATATCCGTTAAATCaaagcaaagaaaatgagaggcAAAATCaggggatttatttctatttcaaaataagcggaatttcaaaataagcgatttCAAAATAAGTGGAGGAATCtgtttttaatgaaagaaaaattaaaagcacCTGGTCTAGTTGAAACTAACAAAAGGGGGctgatttttatacatgtacaaattaatcATACTTACGTTTGACATCCAAAAGCAAATGAAAATATAGGTAAGCACTTAAACAGCCCATCCACTCTCCACAGATTGACATTCTGAAACCAGTTTCCTGCCTTCAGATTGGGAAGAGCCAACCCCATAACctaaacaaaatcaatttacaAAGAAATGTCACAGCTTCTCTTTCTCTGTCATGATTTGTTCCTTAGATGAATATCATTAAGTTACTTTAAATCTCACAATAGTAAGTTTTTTTAGTAGTCTAGCATAGAATAagtactgtaaacatattacatttagCTGTTTATTCTTTTTTGTACTTTAAGGTCAAAGCAGGTTCTTCTTAATCAGGTACATCACTTTCatgcatataattatgtatataataAGAACATTCAGAAATACACTAATTCAAACCAACGCTAGTTGAAAAGTCAATTTCCACAAAATATCCTACATgctaaaataaatgtaacacgTTTGCATAAGTAGGTTGAGCAGTACATGACTACAATATGAAAGTAACCTATTGTGGCTGACAAGATTCACACTTACATAGACCACGAACACAGAGTAGAAGCAGATACAGAAGGTGCTGGCCCTGCTGACGGTGTTCAGGTTACGGAGGAGACCCAGGGGCAGTCCTATACAGGTACACGCCAGCACGATCAGGGCAGTACGCAGGTTGTTTGTATTCTACAACAGCAAGATCCACACATAGTGAAAAGTAGTTCATGAAATATATGTAGTGtagatattatacatgtattattgcatAAAATTTACAAGTGAATTCAACAAGAGTTAATCTAGAAAATCAATTGGATACTAGTAGCAATCGAATACTTGCATAATATAGGAATAGGATGGGGGTGGTAGTGGTTAGGGGTAGAGATACCCTGACCCAAGGGTCAATAATCTcacacattttaaaagaattcccTTGCTAATAACAACTAGGGGCTATTTTTGCCTGCTAGATGCAGAGAAGATAGTTTAAGCTTTTTCTTAACTGCTCATCATAACAATGCACTCATTGACAATGTGTCTCCTAGATGCTCATGATCTAGAACAGAGTATTAAAGACAGcatcaatctttttttaaataatgtctaTCATCATGCAGGCCTTTGGAAGCTGGgcatcatgaatttcacaaaataaTATTACCCTGTTAactttgaaaattattgaaaattggcaGGTGCAGTAGCTTTAGAgaagttaaaaattttcaaaaaagtttacGGTGAATGAGAAACATGGCATTTGAATCACCTTTGTGACTCAGATGATCAAAATAGAAATCAAGTATTGATCTAGAATGGCAGCTGCTTACAACAGTTGCTGAATGTAAAATGTCCTCAAGAAACTCAAATCAAAATAGACCATATTAATTAGAACATTGATCATCAGATACCGGTAGTCCCGTCCACTTGGAGATGATGGCTGGGCCGAGATCTCCTATAATGACCACCTGAGCTATCAGAGTTCCAATCTGTAACCCTATCATTCTGCAATCAGAAAAGTTCATCTAAGGTGCATCTACACAACAGAAACAACAACAATGAACACGAAAGAGACTAGCATTACGCAACATATGATGCATTGATCATGTCTTACCCTATCTCAACAGCTAACTTGCCAGGGGCCCCATGGGTATACTGTGctgtaaaattgaaaacaacaaCTATAGACTTGATTTCTTCTTATTTTAATTGAGTTCACCTATCACATGTAATGTAGTTTATCATCAATAGCAGAACACTAATTTAAAGTGAATTTTAAGGTTGAGCttaaaggggtatggtcacgattttggtcaaattttatttttctgtttttattacatgtatttgcaatgctttaggaatgcatttctaataatcaaatgaaatttgggtgccagtggttgagttttaagcaagatacaggactcaaaattcttcgtcatgtaaacaaggctcgtgccctgttttttgtttacataggttcaatatatcagtaaaaaatctttttaaagctggtttgtctatcttattattcatttaaagcataaataaacagttcctaacaattaatacatttattttaggtctaaaactggaattttcacttcaacattcaaaatgttaacaaacgctttgtttacatagcgaagaattgtaagctttgtaactcgcttataactcatcaaatgacactcaaattttggttgcctattaaaaatgctttactgAAGCATGCATTTTAAACactaaaatcgaaaaaataatttttgaccaaaatcgtgaccatgcccctttaagtaaGGAATGTTTACAACTATTTGTATTGTTGGAGCCTATCTAGGGAGGGTTTCAAATTATCAGTGAAAAATGATGCACATGAAAAAACCATGGTATACAATCATACAAAGGTGAAGAGGTTTATCTAACATGGGCAATTAtatgtgtgtctgtctgtcttttttgtatttttgtgatAGGATTTAAAGATTTTGgcaaatttctaaaaaaaaaaaaaaattatatcagtaACCACAAAATAACCTGTTGTGAAggaattttatgggattttacCTAAAAATCCATATGATCTTTTCCTGGAGGAGATTCCAGCCGTGATGAGAAGTTTACACGACACCAGGGTTAACCATGTGCAGAAGAACAGCACCAAGGAACCTAGTATTACACCACACTGGAAAACAGCAGTCAACAATGAACATGacacaattacaattacatgtacatatctattaagataaataaaatgtaatttacaaaAGATCTCAGCTTTAATGTCCACtacataattttggttttatcTCTCCTATTTATTGTTGACAAACTTGTCTTTAATCTTCTCTATTCATTGTGTCTATATTTGTTGTTACATATGATCTACATAATAATTCTATAACTAACATATAAGCTTTCACAAATAATACAAGGTCGTCAGTCTGATTCTAACTTTGTTCTTCAAGAATATCAATACTGTGCAAGTAATGGATAACAAACCATGGAAAGCAAGCTAAAAATGCATAAGTACATCTAAATTGCCTCTATGGTTTCTAATAAAGAGTCTCAGTAAATAAAGTTGGTAACACTAACCTGTTGGAAACAAAATGGCATGGCCAGCACTGTGACCCCTATGATGCTGTTCCCcaggttcaggacatggggcCAGTTGGCCTGACTCCCCATGGTGAACTATTTCTATGTCTTTATCTGTTA
This portion of the Magallana gigas chromosome 7, xbMagGiga1.1, whole genome shotgun sequence genome encodes:
- the LOC105322554 gene encoding putative sodium-coupled neutral amino acid transporter 10 isoform X2; amino-acid sequence: MGSQANWPHVLNLGNSIIGVTVLAMPFCFQQCGVILGSLVLFFCTWLTLVSCKLLITAGISSRKRSYGFLAQYTHGAPGKLAVEIGMIGLQIGTLIAQVVIIGDLGPAIISKWTGLPNTNNLRTALIVLACTCIGLPLGLLRNLNTVSRASTFCICFYSVFVVYVMGLALPNLKAGNWFQNVNLWRVDGLFKCLPIFSFAFGCQTQLFILYDALPEPSLKEISSIVSSAVNMCMVAYLLVGFFGYVAFCDTTIGGDVITQFSETLVVDIIQILFVLSIVVTFPLIIYPCRGSFYTLLFAQKPKHEDIESRPIIPEIHFKVITIFIVLFSMVVGILVPNVEFVLAMNGATMGTLICYIFPAVFFLRVMTASSEKKNVAQFVFIVGVTIMVLCTYTTLNSQDHVQPKPLVVEKLPVTQKPESKPVEKIIKDEKNALREDKKRIMDQKEKDKRVEQPDKESKIKPPSEDDKRQEPPNPHPPDNGPVADNAPVEGNNSQKEIVKEKKTTKQTTSNISSKNVNKKLKQKSKAKDGEGQKKSPPDERVKREEADIEGAGEGEKKAEVKDTQAEKEAEQKQQDLLDELKKQQVEHKKLIQEQREILEELKEHKRAAHKDDDGTKIQAMAPANNGENVENQNKGQQQQQVVNQQQGVNQQQFQQNQQQAQGQQQQNIQGQGQINQAQIRQPQQGSFQGQGQSQQGNLQVQGNQPIQQENLQGQSQLNQGQQFNQNAFNQQVNQNLPMDGNQNQLGQNQVNQQQQQNIQQGQGQINQQQAFQNSAQEQVQQQPQQVVNQKPDNNINNINIPAQQNMLQQAPAAVNNGGLKNSQNADTQNLGAAPQESKVVNSGPVKQAAEKVEKSDPNKGKKAKPQHSDI
- the LOC105322554 gene encoding putative sodium-coupled neutral amino acid transporter 10 isoform X1; translation: MGSQANWPHVLNLGNSIIGVTVLAMPFCFQQCGVILGSLVLFFCTWLTLVSCKLLITAGISSRKRSYGFLAQYTHGAPGKLAVEIGMIGLQIGTLIAQVVIIGDLGPAIISKWTGLPNTNNLRTALIVLACTCIGLPLGLLRNLNTVSRASTFCICFYSVFVVYVMGLALPNLKAGNWFQNVNLWRVDGLFKCLPIFSFAFGCQTQLFILYDALPEPSLKEISSIVSSAVNMCMVAYLLVGFFGYVAFCDTTIGGDVITQFSETLVVDIIQILFVLSIVVTFPLIIYPCRGSFYTLLFAQKPKHEDIESRPIIPEIHFKVITIFIVLFSMVVGILVPNVEFVLAMNGATMGTLICYIFPAVFFLRVMTASSEKKNVAQFVFIVGVKIMNVFYFQFVFIVGVTIMVLCTYTTLNSQDHVQPKPLVVEKLPVTQKPESKPVEKIIKDEKNALREDKKRIMDQKEKDKRVEQPDKESKIKPPSEDDKRQEPPNPHPPDNGPVADNAPVEGNNSQKEIVKEKKTTKQTTSNISSKNVNKKLKQKSKAKDGEGQKKSPPDERVKREEADIEGAGEGEKKAEVKDTQAEKEAEQKQQDLLDELKKQQVEHKKLIQEQREILEELKEHKRAAHKDDDGTKIQAMAPANNGENVENQNKGQQQQQVVNQQQGVNQQQFQQNQQQAQGQQQQNIQGQGQINQAQIRQPQQGSFQGQGQSQQGNLQVQGNQPIQQENLQGQSQLNQGQQFNQNAFNQQVNQNLPMDGNQNQLGQNQVNQQQQQNIQQGQGQINQQQAFQNSAQEQVQQQPQQVVNQKPDNNINNINIPAQQNMLQQAPAAVNNGGLKNSQNADTQNLGAAPQESKVVNSGPVKQAAEKVEKSDPNKGKKAKPQHSDI